The following is a genomic window from candidate division WOR-3 bacterium.
CACAGGTTTGTGAATTTTATAAGAAATTCTCAGGTATCTACACCGAAGACCCCAAGGAATTTTTTAATTTGAAAAGGTTGAAAGAACTCACTTATGAGGAAGGTTTGGAGTTAACCGCCTCGGGTTCGGAAGTAATCCATCCCCGGGCTTTGGCTTTAGCCAATAAGTATAATGTGAAACTCTTAGTTCGCTCCTTAAAGGATTCGGGAGGAACAATGATTAAGAGACAAACGGAAGGGGTAGAGAAGGCATTTATCAAGGCATTAACTCACCGCACCGATCTGGTGCGCTTCACCTTTGTTTCCGTGCCCAAAGTTGCCCAATGCCTCTCGCAGGTGGTGGCCACTCTGGCGGAAGAGAGGATCCCCTTCCTTTTCTTCTTCCACGGTATTCCCCATCAGAATCGCTTTGACCTCTCCTTCATCTTAAAGGGGGAGGAGGCGAAGCGAGCCCAAGATTTATTCCTTACCCTCAAGGAGAAGATAAAGGCAGAAGGTTTGGAGCGGCAAACGGGGATTGGTTCCATCTCTTTAATCGGACCGAATGTCGGCATTGACCCAGAGATCTTAAAAAAGGTCTTTACCTCTTTGAAGAAGGAAAGGATTCATATTGATGCCTTAGCCACCGGCACCACTAACATCACCCTTTATCTGAAAGAGAAAGAAGTGAAGAAGGGTGTTAAGAGACTTTTAAGGGATTTTCATCTTACCAGAAGGTGAAGACCCTCCAATTGCTGCAAGAGTTTTTAACGATAAAGGAAAGATTTGAGAAAGTCTTCCGAAGGGATAGTAAGAGGATTTTGGAGGCGATTCTCTTCTGCGCCCACGAGCCGATAAGTCCGAGGAGGCTTGCCCTCACCTTAAAAATGAGCGAGAAGGAAGTAGAACGGATCGTTGAGGAATTGAATTGGGAATACGAGAGGGATGGTCACTCCTTCCGCATTCATAAAATTGTCGCTGGTTATCAACTCTATACCCTACCCGAGTATGCGGAATGGATTAAATTATTCTTTACCCCCAAAAGACCGAAATTGTCAAAGGCGGCAAGGGAGATTTTAGCCATTATCGCCTTCAAACAGCCAATCACCAAACCGGAGATTGAAAAGATCCGGGGGGTTGACTCCACTTCCACCCTCCACTACCTCTTAGAGCGGAAATTGATAAAAATTGCCGGTCGGGCAAAGAAGTTGGGTGCCCCCTTTCTCTATAAGACGACCAAGGAGTTCTTGAAGTATTTTGGCCTTTCTAAAATAGAGGATCTGCCGAGTGCCGAAGAGTTAGATAGTTTTTTCCAATCCGCGGCTCCCTCCGAGGAGAAAAAAGAGGGGAGTGATAGTGAAGATTTTCCTACCCGCTAAAATCGTTTTGGGGATTTTGAGCAAAGAGATGGGAGCGGTTGGGGA
Proteins encoded in this region:
- a CDS encoding aspartate kinase, which encodes MIVLKFGGDSLSSLKKIEEVAEYIAKRRKKVKDLCIVVSAMGETTDQLLKDAFALNEKPPTRELDMLITVGERISAALLAIALAKRKVPALSFTGSQVGIITDTYHTDARISEIKGGRLKMVLRKKMVPIVCGFQGVSYNKEITTLGRGGSDITAVALAHFLKAQVCEFYKKFSGIYTEDPKEFFNLKRLKELTYEEGLELTASGSEVIHPRALALANKYNVKLLVRSLKDSGGTMIKRQTEGVEKAFIKALTHRTDLVRFTFVSVPKVAQCLSQVVATLAEERIPFLFFFHGIPHQNRFDLSFILKGEEAKRAQDLFLTLKEKIKAEGLERQTGIGSISLIGPNVGIDPEILKKVFTSLKKERIHIDALATGTTNITLYLKEKEVKKGVKRLLRDFHLTRR
- the scpB gene encoding SMC-Scp complex subunit ScpB; its protein translation is MKTLQLLQEFLTIKERFEKVFRRDSKRILEAILFCAHEPISPRRLALTLKMSEKEVERIVEELNWEYERDGHSFRIHKIVAGYQLYTLPEYAEWIKLFFTPKRPKLSKAAREILAIIAFKQPITKPEIEKIRGVDSTSTLHYLLERKLIKIAGRAKKLGAPFLYKTTKEFLKYFGLSKIEDLPSAEELDSFFQSAAPSEEKKEGSDSEDFPTR